From a single Pseudoalteromonas ulvae UL12 genomic region:
- the cysQ gene encoding 3'(2'),5'-bisphosphate nucleotidase CysQ — protein sequence MKSLLEPCIALAEQAGKAILAIYDLDDIGQQEKVDHTPVTKADLAANEVLVAGLQSLAPDIPIMSEETPIPPLSQRQAWSRYWLLDPMDGTGEFILKSGDFAVNIALVENNKPVLGVIHWPTKGVTYFAAEGYGAFKRKNGHDKAISVAKPDSLTLAVSRRQKIEAVSCFIKTQFDTIPLGSCSLKACIVAEGKADFFMRIGPTGEWDTGASQVIVEQAGGSIVDAEFNPLSYNQRETTENPDFIVMGHPEWDWSNLIKPHHRG from the coding sequence ATGAAGTCACTCCTTGAGCCTTGCATTGCCCTAGCAGAGCAAGCTGGTAAAGCCATTCTAGCTATTTATGATTTAGATGATATTGGCCAGCAAGAAAAGGTAGATCATACACCTGTAACTAAAGCTGATTTAGCAGCTAACGAAGTGCTGGTGGCTGGTCTGCAATCTTTGGCCCCTGATATCCCAATTATGTCAGAAGAAACGCCTATTCCTCCTTTGTCTCAGCGTCAAGCTTGGTCGCGCTACTGGTTATTAGATCCTATGGATGGAACGGGGGAGTTTATTTTAAAAAGTGGTGATTTTGCTGTAAATATTGCGTTGGTTGAAAATAATAAACCTGTGCTCGGCGTGATACATTGGCCAACTAAGGGAGTCACTTATTTTGCTGCAGAAGGATATGGTGCATTTAAGCGTAAAAATGGCCATGACAAAGCAATTTCGGTTGCAAAGCCAGATAGTTTAACTTTAGCTGTCAGTCGCAGGCAAAAAATAGAGGCTGTGAGCTGCTTTATTAAGACACAGTTTGATACTATTCCACTTGGTTCATGTTCATTGAAAGCGTGTATTGTCGCTGAAGGGAAGGCTGATTTTTTCATGCGGATTGGTCCTACAGGTGAGTGGGATACAGGTGCGTCTCAAGTTATTGTCGAACAAGCTGGTGGCTCAATTGTAGACGCAGAGTTCAATCCGCTTTCATACAATCAACGAGAAACAACAGAGAACCCAGATTTCATTGTTATGGGGCATCCTGAGTGGGATTGGTCTAATTTAATCAAGCCCCACCATCGCGGATAA